One stretch of Buteo buteo chromosome Z, bButBut1.hap1.1, whole genome shotgun sequence DNA includes these proteins:
- the FST gene encoding follistatin isoform X1 — protein MLNQRIHPGMLLLLMFLCHFMEDHTVQAGNCWLRQARNGRCQVLYKTDLSKEECCKTGRLTTSWTEEDVNDNTLFKWMIFNGGAPNCIPCKETCENVDCGPGKKCKMNKKNKPRCVCAPDCSNITWKGPVCGLDGKTYRNECALLKARCKEQPELEVQYQGKCKKTCRDVLCPGSSTCVVDQTNNAYCVTCNRICPEPTSPEQYLCGNDGITYASACHLRKATCLLGRSIGLAYEGKCIKAKSCEDIQCSAGKKCLWDFKVGRGRCALCDEVCPESKSDEAVCASDNTTYPSECAMKEAACSMGVLLEVKHSGSCNSINEDPEDEEEDEDQDYTFPISSILEW, from the exons ATGTTAAATCAGAGAATCCACCCGGGCATGCTCTTACTCCTGATGTTTCTGTGCCACTTCATGGAAGATCACACAGTGCAGG CTGGGAACTGCTGGCTCCGGCAGGCGCGGAACGGCCGCTGCCAGGTCCTCTACAAAACCGACCTCAGCAAGGAGGAGTGCTGCAAGACCGGCCGCCTGACCACGTCGTGGACGGAGGAGGACGTCAACGACAACACGCTGTTTAAGTGGATGATTTTTAATGGGGGAGCCCCAAACTGCATCCCGTGCAAAG AAACGTGCGAGAACGTGGACTGTGGACCCgggaagaaatgtaaaatgaacaAGAAGAACAAACCTCGGTGTGTTTGTGCTCCGGATTGCTCTAATATCACTTGGAAGGGCCCCGTGTGTGGCTTAGATGGGAAAACCTACAGGAACGAGTGTGCCCTTCTCAAAGCCAGATGTAAAGAACAGCCCGAACTTGAAGTCCAGTATCAGGGCAAATGCAAAA AGACCTGTAGGGATGTTTTATGCCCAGGCAGCTCCACGTGTGTAGTTGACCAAACTAATAACGCCTACTGTGTGACATGTAATCGAATTTGCCCAGAGCCTACCTCCCCTGAACAGTATCTCTGCGGGAATGACGGCATAACTTACGCCAGTGCCTGCCACCTGAGGAAAGCTACTTGCCTACTGGGCAGATCCATTGGATTAGCCTACGAAGGAAAATGCATCA AAGCCAAATCCTGTGAAGACATTCAGTGCAGTGCTGGGAAGAAATGCTTGTGGGATTTTAAGGTTGGCAGAGGTCGGTGCGCCCTCTGCGATGAGGTATGCCCTGAAAGCAAGTCAGACGAGGCAGTCTGTGCCAGCGATAACACGACTTACCCAAGCGAGTGTGCCATGAAAGAGGCAGCCTGCTCCATGGGTGTGCTTCTAGAAGTAAAGCACTCCGGATCTTGCAACT CCATTAATGAAGACCCagaggatgaagaggaagatgaagaccagGACTACACCTTTCCTATATCTTCCATTCTAGAGTGGTAA
- the FST gene encoding follistatin isoform X2, which translates to MLNQRIHPGMLLLLMFLCHFMEDHTVQAGNCWLRQARNGRCQVLYKTDLSKEECCKTGRLTTSWTEEDVNDNTLFKWMIFNGGAPNCIPCKETCENVDCGPGKKCKMNKKNKPRCVCAPDCSNITWKGPVCGLDGKTYRNECALLKARCKEQPELEVQYQGKCKKTCRDVLCPGSSTCVVDQTNNAYCVTCNRICPEPTSPEQYLCGNDGITYASACHLRKATCLLGRSIGLAYEGKCIKAKSCEDIQCSAGKKCLWDFKVGRGRCALCDEVCPESKSDEAVCASDNTTYPSECAMKEAACSMGVLLEVKHSGSCN; encoded by the exons ATGTTAAATCAGAGAATCCACCCGGGCATGCTCTTACTCCTGATGTTTCTGTGCCACTTCATGGAAGATCACACAGTGCAGG CTGGGAACTGCTGGCTCCGGCAGGCGCGGAACGGCCGCTGCCAGGTCCTCTACAAAACCGACCTCAGCAAGGAGGAGTGCTGCAAGACCGGCCGCCTGACCACGTCGTGGACGGAGGAGGACGTCAACGACAACACGCTGTTTAAGTGGATGATTTTTAATGGGGGAGCCCCAAACTGCATCCCGTGCAAAG AAACGTGCGAGAACGTGGACTGTGGACCCgggaagaaatgtaaaatgaacaAGAAGAACAAACCTCGGTGTGTTTGTGCTCCGGATTGCTCTAATATCACTTGGAAGGGCCCCGTGTGTGGCTTAGATGGGAAAACCTACAGGAACGAGTGTGCCCTTCTCAAAGCCAGATGTAAAGAACAGCCCGAACTTGAAGTCCAGTATCAGGGCAAATGCAAAA AGACCTGTAGGGATGTTTTATGCCCAGGCAGCTCCACGTGTGTAGTTGACCAAACTAATAACGCCTACTGTGTGACATGTAATCGAATTTGCCCAGAGCCTACCTCCCCTGAACAGTATCTCTGCGGGAATGACGGCATAACTTACGCCAGTGCCTGCCACCTGAGGAAAGCTACTTGCCTACTGGGCAGATCCATTGGATTAGCCTACGAAGGAAAATGCATCA AAGCCAAATCCTGTGAAGACATTCAGTGCAGTGCTGGGAAGAAATGCTTGTGGGATTTTAAGGTTGGCAGAGGTCGGTGCGCCCTCTGCGATGAGGTATGCCCTGAAAGCAAGTCAGACGAGGCAGTCTGTGCCAGCGATAACACGACTTACCCAAGCGAGTGTGCCATGAAAGAGGCAGCCTGCTCCATGGGTGTGCTTCTAGAAGTAAAGCACTCCGGATCTTGCAACT GA